A genomic window from Scophthalmus maximus strain ysfricsl-2021 chromosome 17, ASM2237912v1, whole genome shotgun sequence includes:
- the paqr4a gene encoding progestin and adipoQ receptor family member 4a: MVSHKVFVAIILLNVYVGVQSVRCLFGGVLLTALFAMAFLNAPRLLDWTSSPPHLQFNKYVLTGYRPVSSVQDCVRSLFYLHNELGNIYTHGIPLVCFLVLLPLNIPWSQISVTWLGVVHFLACLSPQLGSVLYHLFMNHEGGEPVYHTLLKLDVCGICMINTLGALPIVYSTLLCYPFIRTVALIVYILLSSHAIYCAVTARSSVRRLRSFAWQAVFRFSFFLLRWAGVGGGSPTSLRHFLTMDALAVLGGVINIMRIPERFRPGLFDYWCNSHQIMHVLVVGSILYLHWGVLDDLLWINSYACPSN, from the exons ATGGTGTCCCACAAGGTCTTCGTCGCGATCATCCTGCTCAACGTGTACGTCGGCGTGCAGTCCGTGCGCTGCTTGTTCGGCGGCGTCCTCCTCACGGCGCTGTTCGCCATGGCGTTCCTGAACGCACCGCGGCTGCTGGACTGGACGAGTTCGCCGCCGCACCTGCAGTTCAACAAGTACGTGCTGACCGGGTACCGGCCGGTCTCCTCCGTGCAGGACTGCGTCAGGAGCCTGTTCTACCTGCACAACGAGCTGGGCAACATCTACACGCACG GCATTCCTCTGGTGTGCTTCCTGGTGCTGCTGCCCCTCAACATCCCCTGGTCTCAGATCAGCGTCACGTGGCTGGGCGTGGTGCACTTCCTGGCGTGCCTGTCGCCGCAGCTGGGCTCCGTGCTGTACCACCTCTTCATGAACCACGAGGGAGGGGAGCCCGTCTACCACACCCTCCTCAAGCTGGACGTATGCGGAATCTGCATGATCAACACGCTGG GGGCTCTGCCCATTGTCTACAGCACGCTGCTGTGCTACCCGTTCATCCGCACTGTTGCCCTGATCGTCTACATCCTGCTGTCCAGCCACGCCATCTACTGCGCCGTGACGGCCCGGAGCAGCGTCCGCCGGCTGCGCTCCTTCGCCTGGCAGGCGGTCTTCcgcttctccttcttcctgctGCGCTGGGCGGGCGTGGGCGGCGGCAGCCCCACCTCGCTGCGCCACTTCCTCACGATGGACGCCCTGGCCGTGCTGGGCGGCGTCATCAACATCATGCGCATCCCGGAGCGCTTCCGCCCGGGCCTCTTTGACTACTGGTGCAACAGCCACCAGATCATGCACGTCCTGGTGGTGGGCTCCATCCTCTACCTGCACTGGGGCGTGCTGGACGACCTCCTGTGGATCAACAGCTACGCCTGTCCGTCCAACTGA
- the LOC118288811 gene encoding perforin-1-like, with the protein MFLLNICICASLVLSLPRRTSQSCIDGTPRQCQEAEFAPGTNLAGEGYDIIKMERKGAYVLDMNKWKRKDNKCTLCRNPYLENRQQKLPLSVVDWRPKQSCSTKVSSKLHRSSESLVTASSASVDNNWQSNLDIDLGKRGASVMLAGSHSKLAEYSMEKTKSDKFSFTSQSMFCEYYSYRVSSTPRLHKEFRKAVKDLPKTYSPEFKQRFYSLIDNFGTHYITKVKLGGSVESVTSIRQCLASLQGLSVEEVQMCLEVEASATFIATAKAQTKHCKKDTEKMESKATFSSHFSDRFTEIKGGHSTEPDLLFSADKNPSAYKEWLVTLPQNPDILSYSLSSLHELLPVNTPVRKNLRSAISHYILEKGLWRNCSEGCRAGIKSDSRDPCVCQCHNDPAVGQDCCPTQKGMARVVITVQRASGLWGDHTTATDGYVKVSFNGNEVRQSPVIYNNDNPHWALVVELGSQDLSKGRKVRFEVWDKDSNWDDDLLGECEKLLSAGAAEDLCVLQHGQLFYKWQVTCAPSLSGESCTEYKASPMSQSLKSLYVSRHSHPLPRAMLLEMGVFVDEASSQRNQSLAAKSQKFDVM; encoded by the exons ATGTTTCTGCTGAATATTTGCATCTGTGCCAGCCTTGTGCTTTCTCTCCCTCGGCGCACGAGTCAGTCCTGCATCGATGGGACGCCAAGGCAGTGCCAAGAGGCAGAGTTTGCTCCGGGTACCAATTTGGCGGGGGAAGGCTACGACATCATCAAAATGGAACGTAAGGGCGCCTACGTGCTCGACATGAATAAGTGGAAACGCAAGGACAACAAATGCACCCTGTGTCGCAACCCGTATCTGGAGAACAGACAGCAAAAGCTCCCTCTGTCAGTGGTGGACTGGAGGCCGAAACAGTCCTGCAGCACCAAAGTGTCCAGTAAACTCCACCGGTCCAGTGAGTCTCTGGTCACTGCCAGCTCTGCCTCTGTGGACAACAACTGGCAGTCCAATCTGGACATTGATTTGGGTAAAAGAGGCGCCTCGGTGATGTTGGCCGGTTCCCACTCTAAACTGGCTGAGTATTCCATGGAAAAAACCAAGAGTGACAAGTTCAGCTTCACCAGCCAAAGCATGTTCTGCGAGTACTACAG CTACCGAGTGTCCAGCACTCCCAGACTGCACAAAGAGTTTAGAAAAGCAGTGAAAGATCTCCCCAAAACCTACAGCCCTGAATTCAAGCAACGGTTTTACAGTCTGATAGACAACTTTGGCACCCATTACATCACTAag GTGAAGTTGGGAGGCAGTGTTGAATCTGTGACCAGCATCAGGCAGTGTCTGGCCAGCCTGCAGGGCCTCAGTGTGGAGGAGGTGCAGATGTGCCTGGAAGTGGAAGCGTCCGCCACCTTCATAGCCACAGCGAAAgctcaaacaaaacactgcaaaaaggaCACCGAGAAGATGGAGAGTAAAGCAACCTTCTCCAGCCACTTCAGTGACAG GTTCACAGAAATTAAGGGAGGCCACAGCACGGAGCCCGACCTTCTCTTCTCGGCTGACAAAAACCCATCGGCCTACAAGGAGTGGCTCGTCACACTCCCACAGAATCCAGACATACTCTCATATTCGCTGAGCTCCCTCCACGAGTTGCTGCCCGTGAACACGCCTGTCCGGAAGAACCTGCGCTCAGCCATCAGCCACTACATCCTGGAGAAAGGCCTGTGGAGGAACTGCAGCGAGGGCTGTCGGGCCGGCATCAAGAGCGATTCCAGAGACCCCTGCGTCTGCCAGTGCCACAATGACCCTGCGGTAGGCCAAGACTGCTGCCCGACCCAAAAGGGCATGGCACGGGTCGTCATAACCGTGCAACGCGCCTCTGGTCTCTGGGGGGACCACACCACAGCCACAGATGGTTATGTGAAGGTGTCGTTCAACGGGAACGAGGTCCGGCAGTCTCCCGTCATTTATAACAACGACAACCCACACTGGGCCCTGGTCGTGGAACTGGGCTCGCAGGATTTGTCCAAAGGACGTAAAGTGAGATTTGAAGTGTGGGACAAGGACAGCAACTGGGACGACGACCTGTTGGGGGAGTGTGAGAAGCTTCTGTCGGCCGGCGCCGCGGAGGACCTGTGCGTGCTGCAGCATGGCCAGCTGTTCTACAAGTGGCAGGTGACATGTGCCCCGAGTCTGAGCGGAGAATCCTGCACGGAGTATAAAGCTTCGCCCATGAGTCAAAGTCTGA